In Picosynechococcus sp. PCC 7002, the following are encoded in one genomic region:
- a CDS encoding type II toxin-antitoxin system VapC family toxin, producing the protein MIILDTHVWIWWMTESPKLSSPAAAAIAEYSIIGIPSISCWEIAMLVAKNRLTFSMDVQTWLKLSLEHPKIRLLPLSPEIAVLSTRLPKNFHSDPADRLIVATCLTYQTSLVSKDSLSQQWGQLEVIW; encoded by the coding sequence ATGATCATCCTAGATACCCATGTCTGGATCTGGTGGATGACCGAATCACCAAAATTATCTAGTCCAGCAGCAGCGGCGATCGCCGAATATTCCATCATTGGCATACCCAGTATTTCTTGTTGGGAAATAGCAATGTTAGTCGCGAAAAATCGTCTTACTTTCTCGATGGATGTTCAAACTTGGCTGAAATTATCCTTAGAACATCCCAAAATTCGGCTTTTACCCCTCAGCCCAGAAATTGCGGTGCTTTCCACCCGCTTACCTAAAAATTTTCACAGTGATCCAGCGGATCGACTCATTGTTGCAACCTGTTTAACCTACCAAACTTCTCTGGTGTCCAAAGATTCTCTAAGTCAACAATGGGGACAGTTAGAAGTGATTTGGTAA
- a CDS encoding phytoene desaturase family protein, which translates to MSANPEVIVIGSGIGGLCCAGLLARYGYDVLVLESHAIAGGAAHSFTRQGYHFDSGPSLYSGLSYSPSPNPLRQVLDLLEEDCQWLTYDAWGVHLPEGYFRAAVGADGFCEMLTQIGKADAIPQWRKLQETMRPLGEAATKLPLAAFRNDLGVVRTVGKYAKTLLPYLPYTPQLNAPFSRVMDRVITDPFIRNWLDLLCFMLSGLPANGTICAEMAFMFADWYRPQVLLDYPQGGSGAIVAALVRGLEKFGGKLRLNSHVEKILTENGKATGVQLRNGEILQARRAVVSNASVWDTLKLIEPQNIPQKLQKRANKMQPCRSFMHLHLGIDSSNLPEDLECHYLIVDDWEKGVDAAQNVVAVSIPSLLDPGLAPPGKHSIHVYLPATEDYTPWANLDRRSPEYAAFKEERSQVLWQALEKVIPDIRQRTELTLVGTPLTHSRFLRRDRGTYGPALKAGKEQFPGCTTPIAQLFCCGDSTFPGIGIPAVAGSGMIAANTLSPLGQHLQILQMIAD; encoded by the coding sequence ATGAGTGCAAATCCAGAGGTAATCGTCATTGGTAGCGGCATTGGCGGGCTTTGTTGTGCGGGTCTTTTGGCTCGTTATGGTTATGATGTTTTGGTCTTAGAAAGCCATGCGATCGCCGGTGGTGCGGCCCACAGTTTTACCCGACAGGGCTACCACTTCGACTCTGGGCCATCTCTGTATTCTGGTCTTTCCTACAGCCCTTCCCCCAATCCCCTGCGGCAAGTCCTTGATCTCCTCGAAGAGGATTGCCAATGGCTCACCTACGATGCCTGGGGTGTTCACTTACCCGAAGGTTATTTCCGCGCTGCGGTGGGAGCCGATGGCTTCTGTGAAATGTTGACCCAGATCGGTAAGGCTGATGCAATTCCCCAATGGCGCAAACTCCAAGAAACCATGCGTCCCCTCGGTGAAGCGGCGACAAAACTTCCCTTGGCGGCCTTTCGTAACGATCTCGGTGTTGTCCGCACCGTCGGTAAATATGCCAAAACTCTCTTGCCCTACCTTCCCTACACTCCCCAACTGAATGCCCCCTTTAGCCGGGTGATGGATCGCGTGATTACCGACCCCTTTATCCGTAACTGGCTAGATTTACTCTGTTTTATGCTGTCTGGATTGCCAGCCAACGGCACGATTTGCGCGGAGATGGCTTTTATGTTCGCTGACTGGTATCGTCCCCAAGTTTTGCTGGATTATCCCCAGGGAGGTAGCGGGGCGATTGTAGCGGCTCTGGTGCGGGGCCTCGAAAAATTTGGGGGCAAGCTGCGCCTGAATAGCCATGTGGAAAAAATCCTCACTGAAAATGGCAAGGCCACGGGGGTTCAACTCCGCAATGGTGAAATCCTTCAAGCACGACGGGCAGTGGTTTCTAACGCTTCTGTTTGGGATACCCTCAAGTTGATTGAGCCGCAAAATATTCCCCAAAAATTGCAGAAACGGGCTAATAAAATGCAGCCCTGTCGCAGTTTTATGCACCTTCATTTAGGGATTGACAGCAGCAATTTGCCCGAAGATTTGGAGTGCCATTACCTCATCGTTGATGACTGGGAAAAGGGAGTTGATGCGGCTCAAAATGTGGTCGCTGTTTCGATTCCTTCACTGCTGGATCCGGGCCTAGCGCCCCCAGGAAAACATAGTATCCACGTTTATTTGCCTGCTACCGAAGACTATACACCCTGGGCAAACCTAGACCGTCGTTCCCCAGAATATGCTGCTTTCAAAGAAGAACGTTCCCAGGTTTTGTGGCAAGCCCTGGAAAAAGTGATCCCCGATATTCGTCAACGCACGGAATTAACCCTCGTTGGTACGCCTCTCACCCATAGTCGTTTCCTCAGACGCGATCGCGGTACCTATGGCCCCGCATTAAAAGCGGGCAAAGAACAGTTTCCGGGCTGTACAACACCCATCGCTCAGTTATTTTGCTGTGGAGATTCGACTTTTCCTGGGATCGGCATTCCGGCGGTGGCTGGGTCTGGGATGATTGCCGCCAATACCCTCAGTCCCCTGGGTCAACATTTACAAATTTTGCAGATGATTGCCGATTGA
- the cas7i gene encoding type I-B CRISPR-associated protein Cas7/Cst2/DevR translates to MSQHLFATIVTPTAVAANNRGEGDGSTLSTLQKITRGYDQYTTVSAEAIRWAYREYFQYHHGDETNRSFDPDKDIYEFQTEKFNAETFIDDDLFGYMDAKKGAKNENATTKRRGALEISRAISLDPYWGDVAFGSKGGEKNKTSIHQTEVHCTAYQYTLAVTPGHLKKIERVNYLLDAMPSIRHVGGNHSRFLFEFRPESIILRVTEDPSPWIMGCFERVSESIGCPKLVRLVEVNDIPANELIVAGEIADTPYGQQLKELGVNVCRGVKEAIALTKESLQIKLEA, encoded by the coding sequence ATGTCTCAACATCTTTTTGCCACTATCGTCACCCCCACTGCTGTTGCTGCGAATAACCGGGGGGAGGGCGATGGTAGTACATTATCCACGCTTCAAAAAATCACCCGTGGTTATGACCAATACACCACTGTCAGTGCGGAGGCGATCCGGTGGGCATATCGAGAATATTTTCAGTACCATCATGGGGATGAAACCAACCGCAGTTTTGACCCGGACAAAGATATTTACGAGTTTCAGACTGAGAAGTTTAATGCCGAGACATTCATTGACGATGACCTTTTTGGGTACATGGATGCCAAGAAAGGAGCGAAAAATGAGAATGCGACAACTAAACGCCGAGGTGCTTTAGAAATTAGTCGGGCAATCAGCCTTGATCCCTATTGGGGAGATGTGGCTTTTGGTTCCAAGGGTGGCGAGAAAAATAAAACTTCCATCCATCAAACGGAAGTCCATTGCACAGCCTATCAATACACCCTTGCGGTTACACCGGGACATTTAAAAAAAATTGAGCGGGTAAATTATCTCCTCGATGCCATGCCTTCCATTCGCCATGTGGGTGGTAATCATTCCCGATTCCTATTTGAGTTTCGTCCTGAGTCGATTATCCTGCGGGTCACAGAAGATCCGAGTCCTTGGATTATGGGCTGCTTTGAACGGGTCAGTGAATCTATTGGTTGTCCCAAATTAGTGCGCCTTGTAGAGGTCAATGATATTCCTGCCAATGAGTTAATCGTTGCGGGGGAAATTGCGGATACGCCCTACGGTCAACAGCTTAAGGAATTGGGCGTAAATGTTTGTCGCGGTGTAAAAGAGGCGATCGCCCTCACAAAGGAATCTTTGCAGATTAAGCTAGAGGCATAA
- the cas6 gene encoding type I-MYXAN CRISPR-associated protein Cas6/Cmx6, with amino-acid sequence MNFLEVQFELRGKTLPADHGYSLYSGIKQIWQQSALIPELNEDISPEVLISSISGVGNKQGMIYLNRRSRFRLRCPAEQAQVWYRVLQNQVLDLQGHLVRLIQPRLTVIQPASTLTSRLVVIKLEQWDNHTAPQYFLESCQKGLERLEIEGQPFIESLPDGDLARRSLRIKGKHIMGFGVTVEGLSDNDSIKLQCLGLGGRGHFGCGWFYPKKEEEQTNAA; translated from the coding sequence ATGAATTTTTTGGAAGTGCAGTTTGAGCTGCGGGGTAAAACGCTGCCTGCGGATCATGGTTACAGCCTCTATTCTGGGATTAAACAGATTTGGCAACAGTCGGCATTAATCCCCGAACTGAATGAAGATATTTCCCCAGAGGTCTTAATCAGTAGTATTTCAGGGGTGGGGAATAAGCAGGGCATGATTTATCTAAATCGGCGATCTCGGTTTCGGTTGCGATGTCCGGCGGAACAGGCTCAGGTTTGGTATCGGGTTCTGCAAAATCAAGTCCTCGATCTTCAGGGTCATTTGGTGCGTTTGATTCAACCTCGTTTAACCGTTATTCAACCAGCCTCTACCCTGACTTCACGGTTAGTCGTTATCAAATTAGAGCAATGGGATAACCATACTGCACCTCAATATTTTCTGGAGTCCTGCCAAAAGGGTTTGGAACGCCTAGAAATCGAAGGTCAGCCTTTTATTGAAAGTTTGCCAGATGGTGATTTGGCGCGGCGATCGCTCCGCATTAAGGGTAAGCACATTATGGGTTTTGGCGTGACTGTCGAAGGCTTAAGTGACAACGATTCTATTAAGTTGCAATGCCTAGGCTTAGGCGGTCGGGGTCATTTTGGTTGTGGTTGGTTCTATCCGAAAAAAGAGGAGGAACAAACTAATGCAGCCTAA
- a CDS encoding type I-MYXAN CRISPR-associated endonuclease Cas4/Cas1 yields the protein MFAPVIPETQPTIKVSGLHAIAYCPRLFYLEEVEGLYTQDAAVFAGRRLHVDLEQEEEGEWEDLYLESEDLGIRGRVDALRTRNGLTIPYEHKRGKAARDDQKNPLPWESDHLQIISYCYLLEVSLGISISEGRIRYHADNVLIHVPFDETAKAEVREAIANARKLLDSDFRPPVTENERLCARCSLAPVCLPEEARLAHDREWQPIRLFPKDDDRQILHTLEPGTRVGRTGEQIKITRRDQPIEKIAVQQVSQVVLHGFSQISTQALHFLASHNVGIHWISGGDRYIGSFDNRQGSIQRRIQQYRALSQTDFCVDLAKKLVWCRGQGQRKFLMRGKRSNKASSPKLNEAISQMKRVLKQVENAENLATLLGIEGNLAALYFGALPCTLTATVPNELRFSGRNRRPPKDRFNALLSFGYSLLLKDVMNSIIAVGLEPALGFYHQPRTQASPLALDLMEIFRVPLVDMVVIASINRSQWDITEDFSIRGQQVWLSDSGRKKFIECYERRKAELWKHPMLGYSLSYARLIELEVRLLEKEWSGEAGLFGQLIVR from the coding sequence ATGTTTGCTCCGGTTATTCCCGAAACACAACCAACAATTAAAGTATCAGGTCTTCATGCGATCGCCTATTGTCCGCGACTGTTCTATCTTGAGGAAGTAGAAGGACTCTATACACAGGATGCAGCAGTATTTGCAGGGCGGCGACTCCATGTGGATCTCGAACAAGAGGAGGAGGGAGAATGGGAAGATCTTTATCTCGAAAGTGAAGATTTAGGCATTCGGGGTCGGGTGGATGCCCTCCGCACTCGTAATGGTCTAACGATTCCCTATGAGCACAAGCGAGGGAAGGCGGCACGGGATGATCAGAAAAATCCTTTGCCTTGGGAGAGCGATCACCTGCAGATTATTTCCTACTGCTATCTGTTAGAAGTCTCCCTAGGGATTTCTATTTCCGAGGGTCGGATTCGTTACCATGCGGATAATGTCCTCATCCATGTGCCCTTTGATGAAACGGCAAAAGCAGAGGTCAGAGAGGCGATCGCCAATGCTAGAAAACTTTTAGACTCTGATTTTCGTCCCCCTGTCACGGAAAACGAACGACTTTGTGCCCGTTGTTCCCTTGCGCCCGTTTGTTTACCAGAGGAAGCACGCCTTGCCCATGACCGAGAATGGCAACCGATCCGCTTATTTCCCAAGGACGACGATCGCCAAATTCTTCATACTCTTGAACCGGGCACGAGGGTCGGGCGCACCGGAGAACAAATTAAAATTACCCGACGAGATCAACCCATCGAAAAGATTGCCGTCCAGCAAGTCTCCCAAGTCGTTCTCCATGGTTTTTCGCAAATTTCGACCCAAGCCCTCCATTTCCTTGCCAGTCACAATGTCGGCATTCACTGGATTTCGGGTGGCGATCGCTACATCGGTAGTTTCGATAATCGTCAGGGCAGTATCCAGCGGCGGATTCAGCAATATCGCGCCCTCAGCCAAACGGATTTTTGTGTGGATCTCGCCAAAAAACTGGTGTGGTGTCGCGGTCAAGGGCAACGAAAATTTCTCATGCGGGGAAAACGAAGTAACAAAGCCAGTTCACCCAAATTGAATGAGGCGATCTCCCAAATGAAACGGGTATTGAAACAGGTGGAAAATGCGGAGAATCTGGCTACTCTCCTCGGCATTGAAGGGAATTTGGCGGCACTCTATTTTGGCGCATTACCCTGTACCCTCACCGCAACTGTCCCTAATGAACTACGGTTTTCTGGTCGCAATCGTCGTCCACCCAAAGATCGCTTTAATGCCCTCCTCAGTTTTGGCTATAGTCTCCTACTAAAAGATGTGATGAACAGCATTATCGCCGTTGGTCTAGAGCCTGCCCTCGGTTTCTATCACCAACCCCGCACCCAAGCCTCCCCCCTCGCCCTTGATCTGATGGAGATTTTTCGAGTTCCCCTCGTCGATATGGTCGTCATCGCCTCGATCAACCGTTCTCAATGGGATATTACCGAGGATTTTTCAATTCGGGGTCAGCAGGTTTGGCTCTCTGATTCGGGTCGCAAAAAGTTTATCGAGTGCTATGAACGCCGTAAAGCTGAGTTATGGAAACATCCCATGCTTGGTTATTCCCTCAGTTATGCCCGCCTCATTGAGCTAGAGGTGCGGCTCCTCGAAAAAGAATGGTCTGGGGAAGCGGGTCTATTCGGTCAACTGATTGTGAGGTGA
- a CDS encoding CRISPR-associated helicase/endonuclease Cas3 produces MQPKLKPNCLLAKSFEPGHWKGSYSLVGHTADVVNAITTLVDTLGDRLITQFGLTCSFQYLRSTARLAAYLHDWGKGNNHFQGMVRASIPGATPKRFFDQSPQMLRHEIASVLLAWEFREWLEQADGDFYTALVAAGGHHLKLGGRDGKATDELGEIRQSGDAQIYLYALQKKEGKIAYHPQFKGLLKYSVKALGLPKNIKLSKAPSLQWTRKDIETKQHEIRDYLTLDWEGDPVFIAVVKALLVAGDCSGSALAKEDVSLQKWIQDELKNTLDEDKLDRVIKSRLGDHELRRFQQDLGKVKSRVAIARAGCGTGKTLGAYNWAKTHALDRKLFFCYPTTGTSTEGFIDYVHGKVEAELFHSRYQVDLEMMQTGEENDLDSGADATIKLESFRAWGAESIVCTVDTVLGLFQCNRRPLYCFPAIANGAFVFDEVHCYDAKPFGTLLRFLQVVKAPVLLMSASVLPWQKAAIEAAVGEPVEVIEGAKDLEALPRYRFHVLDQPDWERVEQELNSGGKVLWVCNQVQTAIDVYDEAKRRGLDALLYHSRYRYQDRRDHHRAVVDAFKPDQTKPVIAICTQVAEMSLDLSATLLVSQIADPAGLIQRLGRLNRHYCGHVLDALFYPDEKEGYPYKKEQLADGLAMVQNFVEDVSQAELAQWLEAFTPEPNQDDGELGLVWLDGNWKTYPASLREGGHNVTALLEEDLPKIKKLPAKEVPRFTVPIPNQSWKPKEKHKFYPIAPANIWGYSEEKGAFDLRKQGGDVS; encoded by the coding sequence ATGCAGCCTAAACTCAAACCCAATTGTCTCCTCGCAAAATCCTTTGAACCTGGTCACTGGAAAGGTTCCTATAGTTTGGTGGGTCACACTGCTGATGTGGTCAATGCCATAACAACCTTGGTGGATACTTTGGGCGATCGCCTGATCACTCAATTTGGCTTAACTTGCTCTTTTCAATACCTGCGGTCAACTGCAAGATTAGCAGCTTATTTACATGACTGGGGTAAAGGTAATAATCACTTTCAGGGCATGGTCAGGGCTTCCATTCCCGGTGCGACTCCTAAGCGTTTTTTTGATCAATCTCCCCAAATGTTGCGCCATGAAATTGCTTCTGTACTGTTGGCTTGGGAGTTTAGAGAGTGGCTAGAACAAGCTGATGGTGACTTTTATACAGCCCTAGTGGCAGCAGGTGGGCATCACTTGAAATTAGGTGGGAGGGATGGCAAGGCAACGGATGAACTGGGAGAAATTCGCCAGAGTGGCGATGCTCAAATATATCTCTATGCTCTCCAGAAAAAAGAAGGCAAAATTGCCTATCACCCTCAATTTAAAGGCTTACTGAAATACAGTGTTAAAGCTCTGGGTTTACCCAAAAATATCAAACTTTCCAAAGCACCTTCTTTGCAGTGGACTAGAAAAGATATTGAGACGAAACAGCATGAAATTCGAGATTATCTAACCCTTGATTGGGAAGGCGATCCAGTGTTTATCGCAGTGGTCAAAGCCCTATTGGTTGCCGGGGACTGTTCTGGTTCTGCCCTCGCGAAAGAAGATGTTTCACTCCAGAAATGGATTCAAGATGAGCTAAAAAACACCCTTGATGAAGACAAGCTTGATCGAGTTATCAAATCTCGTTTAGGTGATCATGAACTCAGAAGATTTCAGCAGGATTTAGGAAAAGTAAAAAGTCGTGTGGCGATCGCCCGTGCGGGTTGTGGTACAGGCAAAACTTTGGGGGCATACAACTGGGCAAAAACCCATGCTCTAGATCGTAAACTCTTTTTCTGCTATCCCACCACCGGAACCAGTACCGAAGGTTTTATCGATTATGTCCATGGCAAAGTCGAGGCGGAATTATTTCACTCGCGGTATCAGGTGGATCTGGAAATGATGCAAACGGGGGAAGAAAATGATCTCGATTCCGGTGCTGATGCAACCATCAAACTCGAATCTTTTCGGGCATGGGGTGCGGAATCTATCGTTTGTACAGTGGATACTGTCCTTGGTTTATTTCAATGTAATCGCCGTCCCCTCTACTGTTTTCCGGCGATCGCCAATGGTGCATTTGTTTTCGATGAAGTCCATTGCTACGATGCCAAACCTTTCGGCACATTACTCCGATTCTTACAGGTAGTCAAAGCTCCGGTACTACTGATGTCTGCATCGGTTCTTCCGTGGCAAAAAGCAGCCATTGAAGCGGCTGTTGGCGAACCTGTAGAAGTCATTGAAGGGGCAAAAGATCTCGAAGCTTTACCTCGATATCGCTTTCATGTTCTTGATCAACCGGATTGGGAACGAGTTGAACAGGAGCTAAATTCTGGGGGCAAGGTGCTCTGGGTTTGTAATCAAGTTCAGACAGCTATTGACGTTTACGACGAGGCAAAACGTAGAGGTTTAGATGCCTTGCTTTATCACAGTCGCTATCGGTATCAGGATCGAAGAGATCACCATCGGGCGGTAGTGGATGCCTTTAAGCCAGACCAGACTAAACCAGTCATCGCCATTTGTACCCAAGTTGCTGAAATGTCCCTCGATTTATCAGCCACTTTGTTAGTCTCCCAAATTGCAGATCCAGCGGGATTAATTCAGAGATTAGGGCGCTTAAATCGCCATTATTGCGGTCATGTCCTTGATGCGCTGTTTTACCCCGACGAAAAAGAAGGATATCCCTACAAAAAAGAGCAACTCGCCGATGGGTTAGCGATGGTTCAAAACTTTGTGGAAGATGTCAGCCAAGCGGAGTTAGCGCAGTGGTTGGAGGCATTCACCCCAGAACCAAATCAAGATGATGGAGAACTGGGTTTAGTGTGGCTCGATGGCAACTGGAAAACCTACCCAGCATCTTTAAGAGAAGGAGGTCATAATGTCACAGCTTTATTAGAGGAGGACTTACCCAAGATTAAAAAACTACCCGCCAAGGAAGTTCCCCGATTTACTGTTCCCATTCCTAATCAAAGCTGGAAACCCAAGGAAAAACACAAATTTTATCCCATCGCTCCCGCTAATATTTGGGGCTATTCCGAAGAAAAAGGAGCCTTTGATTTGAGAAAACAAGGAGGTGATGTGTCATGA
- a CDS encoding helix-turn-helix transcriptional regulator has protein sequence MSRQLERLLEIDRLIRSRERQTQVSLAQTLEVSERTIRNDVNFLRDRYDAPLEYNRNQGWYYTDSNWRLPSTPVTQGELFALTLGARMLESYSGSIYQIQLRETIERIAKRLPEQSVINLRQLAEERVHFRVGGEIQLNPEIWQALIEASERSQSVVMHYFSPKRREVSERGFDPYVLDIYRASNAYVWGYCHLRNEVRQFRIDRIRKLEPTGQTFERREFDLQEKLKSSFQYEVGGKTYDVVITFNAQTAPYITERQWHSTQRIETHADGSITLRFTASGLNDMKRWILGYGRGAIAKSPPELVNMLERETAQMARQNETGEFK, from the coding sequence ATGTCCCGCCAATTAGAGCGCCTACTGGAAATTGATCGCCTGATCCGTTCAAGAGAGCGGCAAACACAAGTGAGTCTTGCTCAGACCTTGGAAGTTTCAGAAAGAACAATTCGTAATGATGTTAATTTTTTGCGAGATCGCTATGATGCCCCGCTGGAGTACAACAGAAATCAGGGTTGGTACTATACCGACTCTAATTGGCGATTGCCCAGTACTCCGGTGACCCAAGGGGAACTTTTTGCCCTCACCCTCGGAGCAAGGATGCTGGAATCTTATTCAGGTTCTATTTATCAAATTCAATTGCGGGAAACTATTGAGCGAATTGCAAAACGTTTACCAGAACAGAGTGTGATTAATCTGCGACAGTTGGCAGAGGAACGAGTTCACTTCCGCGTTGGGGGAGAAATTCAACTAAATCCTGAGATTTGGCAAGCTCTCATTGAAGCCAGTGAGCGATCGCAGTCGGTGGTGATGCACTATTTTTCGCCGAAGCGTCGGGAAGTGTCAGAGCGTGGTTTTGATCCTTATGTTTTGGACATTTACCGAGCGAGTAATGCCTATGTGTGGGGTTATTGCCATTTACGGAACGAGGTTAGGCAATTTCGGATTGACCGGATTCGGAAGCTTGAACCCACAGGGCAAACCTTTGAGCGGCGGGAATTCGATTTGCAGGAGAAGCTGAAAAGCAGTTTTCAGTACGAGGTGGGTGGCAAAACCTATGATGTAGTGATCACCTTTAATGCTCAGACGGCTCCCTATATTACGGAACGGCAATGGCATAGCACCCAAAGGATTGAAACCCATGCTGATGGGTCGATTACGCTGCGTTTTACGGCTTCGGGCTTGAACGATATGAAACGCTGGATTCTCGGTTATGGCAGAGGGGCGATCGCCAAATCTCCTCCGGAACTGGTGAATATGCTGGAACGGGAAACAGCACAGATGGCACGGCAAAACGAAACAGGAGAATTTAAGTAG
- the cas8a1 gene encoding type I-MYXAN CRISPR-associated Cas8a1/Cmx1 translates to MTEMILSLFNPNSLLPHRAGVAGLALALSAIDPTDAPLQWEVTDDAVKLTWDCTDKEAIQWLLKETYQIKDGYLNVKALKLDDQSRYIFTDGVTTTFLQHSKQRSLDKQTQSLSFQVDEGQPEIQVNHRQLLDCYYTRDFKEAFSSKGKFQKSIPLKGHHLPGLVEDFANGAYQESPENYLALLFLPIACHYYRLPNFLSGLVILSVSNLKAWVKRRKAYAAKTVTKLKPYGEFRANGAGESALRFLLQEKLIEDAKDFKVDYCEVYRLGKQPWDGNQSYLKQEVYRVHANDELLELYREAWGLFPSVVRETDKGETWLAHSKVLPWIADNLIKGDRWYQGFFEFRKANEIYERTGLVKMTKIENALTSQEQIFFDAIQGGFSTFLRGQIEQATKQGRKLDYAQVTKKVIYRFQRPSTQQEFASAVVDFLSQFRSRAARGSGSEIYLWLHRDRQWKQARDLALLAIATYEGKNKQGETEVPEEILDQTLSEAETNESFELTL, encoded by the coding sequence ATGACAGAGATGATTCTCTCTTTATTCAACCCCAATAGTCTTTTGCCCCATCGGGCAGGGGTGGCGGGTTTGGCATTGGCTTTATCTGCCATTGACCCTACTGATGCACCATTGCAATGGGAAGTCACGGATGATGCAGTAAAACTGACTTGGGATTGCACCGATAAAGAAGCAATTCAATGGTTACTAAAGGAAACTTATCAAATCAAAGATGGTTATCTCAATGTTAAAGCTCTCAAGTTAGATGACCAAAGTCGTTATATTTTTACGGACGGTGTAACGACAACTTTCTTACAACATAGTAAACAAAGAAGTTTAGATAAACAAACTCAATCCCTCAGTTTTCAAGTGGATGAAGGTCAACCCGAAATTCAAGTTAATCATCGACAATTGTTAGATTGCTATTATACCAGAGACTTCAAAGAAGCTTTTAGCAGTAAGGGTAAATTTCAAAAATCTATTCCTTTGAAAGGTCATCACTTACCTGGTCTAGTGGAAGATTTTGCTAATGGAGCTTATCAAGAATCTCCAGAAAATTATTTAGCCTTACTTTTTCTTCCTATCGCCTGTCATTATTACCGCTTACCCAACTTTTTATCTGGCTTAGTAATTCTCTCAGTCAGCAACCTAAAAGCATGGGTAAAACGACGAAAAGCCTATGCAGCAAAGACAGTCACTAAACTCAAACCTTATGGAGAATTTCGGGCTAATGGTGCAGGGGAATCTGCTCTAAGATTTCTTTTGCAGGAAAAACTCATTGAGGATGCCAAAGATTTTAAGGTTGATTACTGTGAGGTTTATCGCCTTGGTAAACAGCCTTGGGACGGCAATCAATCCTATTTAAAACAGGAGGTTTATCGGGTTCATGCTAACGATGAATTACTTGAGCTTTATCGGGAAGCTTGGGGACTTTTTCCTAGTGTGGTTCGCGAAACTGACAAGGGGGAAACATGGCTCGCCCATTCTAAAGTTTTGCCTTGGATTGCCGATAACTTAATCAAGGGCGATCGCTGGTATCAGGGATTTTTTGAATTCCGTAAAGCTAATGAAATTTATGAACGTACAGGATTAGTCAAGATGACCAAAATTGAAAACGCACTGACATCACAAGAACAAATTTTCTTTGATGCGATTCAGGGAGGGTTTAGTACTTTTTTGCGAGGACAGATTGAACAGGCTACAAAACAAGGCCGCAAGCTTGATTATGCCCAAGTTACCAAAAAGGTCATCTATCGTTTTCAACGTCCGAGCACTCAACAGGAATTTGCTTCGGCGGTCGTGGATTTTCTCAGTCAATTTCGTAGTAGGGCAGCACGAGGTTCGGGTTCCGAGATTTATCTCTGGCTTCACCGCGATCGCCAATGGAAACAAGCCCGTGATTTAGCACTTTTGGCGATCGCCACCTATGAGGGCAAAAACAAACAAGGTGAAACGGAAGTGCCGGAGGAGATTTTGGATCAAACTCTCTCTGAAGCAGAAACCAACGAATCCTTTGAACTCACTCTCTAA
- the cas5 gene encoding CRISPR-associated protein Cas5: protein MEILYLECPCTSFPRSFARDYKETYLYPPPSTIYGFLLSLVGEEDLTAHLGVKIAIGLIGDAPTVSRIVRKQRHHKFSKTHMGTYPSSKFSKPNHQELLTDLKVALRLDSAEETAKVNLAERVAIALSSPEKIARFGGLSLGESWAMANGVRPYRLDDGDIRWLITDNRGLIGLPIWIDRKTTRGTFQRFTLEQGGMFHEKAWVTIKCDN, encoded by the coding sequence ATGGAAATACTTTATTTAGAGTGCCCCTGTACCAGTTTCCCTCGAAGCTTTGCACGGGACTACAAAGAAACCTATCTCTACCCACCACCATCAACGATCTATGGCTTTCTATTATCCCTAGTCGGTGAGGAAGATTTAACCGCCCATCTAGGGGTAAAAATTGCCATTGGTCTCATTGGTGATGCACCAACCGTCTCTCGCATTGTTCGCAAACAACGTCACCACAAATTTAGTAAAACTCACATGGGAACCTATCCCAGCAGTAAATTTTCTAAGCCGAATCATCAGGAATTACTGACAGATTTAAAGGTTGCCCTGCGGCTAGATTCCGCTGAAGAAACAGCTAAGGTAAACCTTGCCGAAAGAGTGGCGATCGCCCTCTCTAGTCCAGAGAAGATCGCCCGATTTGGAGGCTTATCACTAGGCGAATCTTGGGCAATGGCCAATGGCGTTCGTCCCTATCGACTGGATGATGGGGATATTCGTTGGCTGATAACTGATAACCGTGGTTTGATTGGTCTGCCGATTTGGATTGACCGAAAAACAACCAGAGGAACATTTCAGCGGTTTACCCTAGAACAAGGTGGCATGTTTCATGAGAAAGCTTGGGTCACAATCAAGTGTGATAACTAA